A genomic stretch from Triplophysa dalaica isolate WHDGS20190420 chromosome 4, ASM1584641v1, whole genome shotgun sequence includes:
- the zswim7 gene encoding zinc finger SWIM domain-containing protein 7 isoform X3 has translation MGSCLLSVAEQLFKDLQRTYTQTKHIPDDLLIALRFVFGPCALQALDLVEKHSVKCVTSPSGRKVFQVLGGSGRLYTCYSSCHYCPCPAFSFSVLRRNESLMCKHLLAACLSQAMGLCHQEQVSDQQMTHVLSGQTEANT, from the exons ATGGGCTCATGTCTGCTGTCAGTGGCTGAACAGCTCTTTAAAGATCTTCAGAGAACCTACACACAGACGAAACACA TTCCAGATGATCTACTGATAGC ATTGCGGTTTGTGTTCGGCCCCTGCGCCCTGCAGGCATTGGACCTGGTGGAGAAGCACTCGGTCAAGTGTGTGACATCACCCAGCGGCCGAAAGGTTTTTCAG GTTTTGGGAGGGTCGGGACGTCTGTACACCTGTTACTCGTCCTGTCACTACTGCCCGTGCCCCgccttttctttctctgtgctcagaCGGAACGAGAGTCTGATG tgtAAGCATCTCCTGGCTGCCTGCTTGAGTCAGGCCATGGGTTTGTGCCACCAAGAACAGGTCTCAGATCAGCAGATGACACACGTTCTCTCAGGGCAAACGGAGGCCAACACATGA
- the zswim7 gene encoding zinc finger SWIM domain-containing protein 7 isoform X2 — protein MLSSLICVHFKKLRCVMGSCLLSVAEQLFKDLQRTYTQTKHIPDDLLIALRFVFGPCALQALDLVEKHSVKCVTSPSGRKVFQVLGGSGRLYTCYSSCHYCPCPAFSFSVLRRNESLMCKHLLAACLSQAMGLCHQEQVSDQQMTHVLSGQTEANT, from the exons ATGTTATCGTCTCTTATCTGTGTGCACTTTAAGAAATTGAG GTGTGTGATGGGCTCATGTCTGCTGTCAGTGGCTGAACAGCTCTTTAAAGATCTTCAGAGAACCTACACACAGACGAAACACA TTCCAGATGATCTACTGATAGC ATTGCGGTTTGTGTTCGGCCCCTGCGCCCTGCAGGCATTGGACCTGGTGGAGAAGCACTCGGTCAAGTGTGTGACATCACCCAGCGGCCGAAAGGTTTTTCAG GTTTTGGGAGGGTCGGGACGTCTGTACACCTGTTACTCGTCCTGTCACTACTGCCCGTGCCCCgccttttctttctctgtgctcagaCGGAACGAGAGTCTGATG tgtAAGCATCTCCTGGCTGCCTGCTTGAGTCAGGCCATGGGTTTGTGCCACCAAGAACAGGTCTCAGATCAGCAGATGACACACGTTCTCTCAGGGCAAACGGAGGCCAACACATGA
- the zswim7 gene encoding zinc finger SWIM domain-containing protein 7 isoform X1 — protein MELNYKSHNSIRPFRDIRGRGKHERSRCVMGSCLLSVAEQLFKDLQRTYTQTKHIPDDLLIALRFVFGPCALQALDLVEKHSVKCVTSPSGRKVFQVLGGSGRLYTCYSSCHYCPCPAFSFSVLRRNESLMCKHLLAACLSQAMGLCHQEQVSDQQMTHVLSGQTEANT, from the exons ATGGAGTTAAACTACAAATCCCACAATTCCATTCGACCTTTCAGAGACATCCGGGGACGCGGGAAACACGAACGCTCGCG GTGTGTGATGGGCTCATGTCTGCTGTCAGTGGCTGAACAGCTCTTTAAAGATCTTCAGAGAACCTACACACAGACGAAACACA TTCCAGATGATCTACTGATAGC ATTGCGGTTTGTGTTCGGCCCCTGCGCCCTGCAGGCATTGGACCTGGTGGAGAAGCACTCGGTCAAGTGTGTGACATCACCCAGCGGCCGAAAGGTTTTTCAG GTTTTGGGAGGGTCGGGACGTCTGTACACCTGTTACTCGTCCTGTCACTACTGCCCGTGCCCCgccttttctttctctgtgctcagaCGGAACGAGAGTCTGATG tgtAAGCATCTCCTGGCTGCCTGCTTGAGTCAGGCCATGGGTTTGTGCCACCAAGAACAGGTCTCAGATCAGCAGATGACACACGTTCTCTCAGGGCAAACGGAGGCCAACACATGA
- the adora2b gene encoding adenosine receptor A2b, with amino-acid sequence MRADMDSLYIATELAIALVSIVGNVLVCWAVAINSNLKNATNYFLVSLAVADILVGCLAIPFAITISIGLRSDFYGCLFLACFVLVLTQSSIFSLLAVAVDRYLAVKIPLRYKELVTGKRAREIITILWILSFIIGLIPFVGWNRRGKSCPGNASGSTPAGNVSDAAATEVGFLQSCCLECLFENVVDMSYMVYFNFFGCVLPPLLIMLGIYVKIFTVARRQMRQIELKCSASNGDSHHRSLLQREIRAAKSLSIIVGLFALCWLPVHILNCLTLFYKQLQKPSFVMNTAILLSHTNSAVNPIIYAYRIREFRVTFRKILKRHFLCRRDELYLSAKGSSRHRDQITMTMDPLL; translated from the exons ATGCGCGCAGATATGGATTCTCTGTACATCGCTACTGAGCTGGCGATCGCGCTCGTGTCTATCGTGGGCAACGTGCTCGTGTGCTGGGCTGTGGCCATCAATTCCAATCTGAAAAACGCCACCAATTATTTTCTGGTGTCTCTGGCCGTGGCCGATATCCTGGTGGGCTGCCTCGCCATCCCGTTCGCCATCACCATAAGCATCGGGCTGCGCTCGGACTTTTACGGATGTCTCTTTCTGGCGTGTTTCGTTCTGGTTCTGACACAAAGTTCAATATTTAGTCTCCTGGCGGTGGCCGTGGACAGATACCTGGCCGTGAAAATCCCCCTGAG gtaTAAGGAGCTCGTCACAGGAAAGCGAGCGCGCGAAATCATCACCATTTTATGGATCTTATCCTTTATCATTGGACTCATCCCGTTCGTGGGTTGGAACCGGAGAGGCAAGTCCTGCCCCGGGAACGCGAGCGGCTCGACACCGGCCGGCAACGTCAGCGACGCCGCCGCAACCGAAGTGGGCTTCCTGCAGAGCTGCTGCCTGGAGTGTCTGTTTGAAAACGTGGTGGACATGAGCTACATGGTTTACTTCAACTTCTTCGGCTGCGTGCTGCCGCCGCTGCTCATCATGCTTGGCATCTACGTCAAGATCTTCACGGTGGCACGCAGGCAGATGCGTCAGATCGAGCTGAAGTGCAGCGCCAGCAACGGCGACAGTCATCACCGCAGCCTGCTGCAGCGCGAGATCCGCGCCGCCAAATCCCTCTCCATCATCGTGGGCTTGTTCGCGCTCTGCTGGCTGCCCGTTCACATCCTCAACTGCCTCACGCTCTTCTACAAACAGCTGCAGAAACCCAGCTTCGTCATGAACACCGCCATCCTCCTCTCGCACACCAACTCCGCCGTCAACCCCATTATTTACGCCTACCGCATCCGGGAGTTCCGAGTGACCTTTAGGAAGATCCTCAAGCGTCATTTCTTGTGTCGACGGGACGAGTTGTATCTCAGCGCCAAAGGCAGCAGCAGACACAGAGACCAGATCACAATGACCATGGATCCTCTTCTATAG
- the nanos2 gene encoding nanos homolog 1, producing MQSRQSDEKKGIPAPDGCFLMWHDYMDLRRTLSELFKGEPDGDAARWDRGVVKPRPRSQGIGSAGSSVSSNPDQRNSRDTCGFCKQNGESLEIYTSHRLKSRDGQVICPILRNYVCPFCSATGDRAHTRQYCPVRNNHHHMKEH from the coding sequence ATGCAGTCCCGTCAATCTGATGAGAAGAAGGGCATCCCCGCACCGGACGGGTGCTTCCTCATGTGGCACGACTACATGGATCTGCGGAGAACCCTATCGGAGCTGTTCAAGGGAGAACCCGACGGTGATGCTGCGAGGTGGGATCGAGGCGTCGTGAAACCCCGCCCCCGGAGCCAGGGCATCGGTTCCGCGGGCAGCAGCGTGTCGTCGAACCCGGACCAGCGGAACTCCCGCGACACCTGCGGCTTCTGCAAGCAAAACGGAGAGAGTTTGGAGATTTACACGAGCCACAGACTTAAGAGCAGAGACGGACAGGTCATCTGCCCGATCTTGAGGAACTACGTGTGTCCTTTCTGCTCGGCCACAGGGGACCGGGCGCACACCCGGCAGTACTGCCCCGTGAGGAACAACCATCATCACATGAAAGAACACTGA